The genomic DNA TCATTTACGCAAGCGATATTTGAAATAAATTGATCATTTCAATCAATTTTTCAAAAGACACTGAAATATGTGATCATGGATTAATTGGCATCATGCCCCTTCAATACAGAACCAGTTCATACAACCACACTCAGTTTTCTAAGCCATTGACACAGGCTATGAAAGTGAGAAAGTCATGTTCAATGGATCCACAAGGCAGATTAGTCTACAGTTTAACGACTTAACGGAATAAAAATCAAGAATTTTTTGACAAatctatataaaaaaagaaaatagtgaGAGTCAATTCATAACCAGATGCATAAATTAGTAGCAAAAACTGAAAAGACAAAGGTGAGCAGCACATTTCTGTTTCCTTCATGCAATACGCTTTGATGGTACAACAGTTAGTAGAACAATGCCCCAACCATGACAATAAACCCTTATAGACTTCTATAAATTGCCTAATTTTAAGTCAACATAAGATCATTGCCTCCGAGGTGAGGGCGTAGGCAAACACGAACCTCATGTTCTTCTGGCCCAGCGCGGAGTTTTGGAACCATAATCTCAAGCACAGAGCCTGGCCCATCGTAATAAGCTTCTATGTTAGCGTCTTCAGGAATGCGGGTGGCAAGCGGGATTTCTCTGACAAACTCTCCTGGGGAACAATGCTCAGAGGCTGGATCCGTAAGCATGAAAGTCCGATCATGTCTCTTGATGTATGGCAAGCGAGATGTGCTTATACAAGATACTTTAATGATGCCTTGAGTAAAAGTATTCCTCCAAGAAACTTTCACCCTTTGAAGATCAACAAAGGGTAAGCTGATGATGATTAAATAACCTGCATCATCCTCATAGATTGTTTTTGCAGCTGTAACAGGCCCGTAGACGTTCTTCATTACACCACTAAATTGATTTGGCCATTGCACCTCATTTGGGTGGGTTTCCATATCTGGGATTCGATCGGACAGAGGATTAACAGCCAGGTAGCAATCGTCATCATTCCCGTGGGGGAAAAACTCCTTCCTCCTCTTGCTGACAGGAGATAGGTCCATTCCATCAGGATTGTTGTTGTTAGATGGCTGGGTAGACAAATTGAGCCCAGACCCATTAAGAAGTTTCCTTGAGTGGGAATTGGGCGCACTCTTTGTTGCTGCAGGTGGCCTCTCAAGCTCGAAATCTGTATTCGGAAGGTTTCTCCAAGAACTAAAATCCCCTGCTTCCATAGGAATTGTGAAGTTCACATCCCTCCCAGTCAGTTCCATCCACCTTTTACGGTCTTCTTCATCAAGACCAATGAGATTAGGTGACCGAACAAGCTCAACCCCATGCACACACTGGGGGTTTGAAAGACCCCTATAATGCTTCCGCTGCATCCTGTGAGATCGAACAAAACCCTTGTCGACACTAAATGGAAACAGACGCTCCCCTTGGCGGGAATGCCCATTCATGTAGCTCCTTAGCTGCATCTTCCCCAAAGCATTCTCAGGCCTCTCCTTGAAAACCCACATGTACATGTTCTCCATGTCATGCTGAACCATGAAAACATCAAGCTTGAGATCAGATTTCTCAAACCCAGAAACACCATTACTGTCCCGGACGATTTTGGCCTTTGACTTCTCATTCAATGCGGGCTTGAAGTAAAAACTGAAGAAGAACCAAGCGCCCCATATGCTGTCTACTCGCTTGGCGAATTTCCGTCCAACCTTGGGCATTGTTAGCAAACTCTCAGTCTCATACACCTGTGGGCCAAGGCCAACATCTAGAATATCACAAGCGTCTGAATTCCACGAAGGTGGAGGTGGGCTGCGCTCGGCTGACAGGGGCAAATTTATATCAGGGGGGCCGGAAAGTATGATCTGTCGATTCATCTCCAAATCCAATTCGTCGTGAGAGGAAGCGCTGGAATCCATGGACAAGAGCGTGGACGGGTGGTGATTCTCCATTGACAGGGACGTGAGCATCGAATCTCCCGTTTCAGCTGAACAGCTCCTGGGTGGGGATTGTTGCTGGTGGATTGAATATTGCCATTTTTCCAAAAACAATTCAAAGAAGGAACAACATCATATCAATCAATCCCCACTGTATCTCCCCTCCATCAAAACCCTAGATTTATCAAACCAGATGAGAATTTCCTCACACACCCACATCAAATATTCAACAATATAAAACAAGATTCAATACCcccaataaataaattataaatagaaaTAGAATTTCAGAAGAACTGATGGTCCATAATTTAAATTCAAtcacagagggagagagataaaAACGCTATACCAAAAATGTATCTAACCCTAGCCCAAGAATCTCCTGAATTCCACCAAACCCAGGTGGAAGACACTGAATCATACCCATCAAatccatgatttttttttttttttttaaagcacaaattttacaaaaacaaaGGGGCTAAAAATCCAGAGGACCCAGAAGCAGAAAAACGAAGCAGGGATCCTGAAAGAGATTACCTTTTGGGATAAGCATCGGGAAAGCGGAAGCAAGAGGGAACTCCAGAGGCGACCATGATGCTCATCTCCAGCATATCATCAACTACCATGTTTGCTCTTCTTccacttttaattatttttaatttatctgtaatttttaattgttaatttaatttaatttttgggttAGTTTGCCGTCCGAAAATACAGAGACATTTGGGGGAGggtgaaagaaaaattggatttAGGGTTTGTTGGTTGGGGGAGGGTGGGTTGGGGAAGGGGAATGGGATTGGGAGTAGGAAGGGAAACCAGAGACGTGGGAGCATCTACTTATAGATTAAGAGGTGGTGGGTTAACGCCCCCATTTGGGCTTCCGTTACCGCCGTGAAGGTGCTTGCACTTTtggctttatttatttatttattttttttttttccaaattgtgcactttctttggttttatatatattttaactttttgaagTGTTAATTCACTGAATTTAATTTAGAATTTGTAAGAGTTCTGTTATTCACGCACTTATTTTTACTATTCCACATCATTCTTAATTTTTGACCAttggattaaatgaattaaagaacatcaaatgatagaaattaGAAAGAATATGTGAGAGTTAAAAATGTGTATGTGGATAGCTTCGTCCATTTATAAAGAATTAATCGTACATACaaccattttcttttcattgaCAAATTcaagataatattatttatattatttgcgAACGAATATAACTTTATTTATTATGTTTTATTGTAATGATATGAGTTAACTCAAGTATCTTTTACTATTATTTATTCAGTATTTTGAGGGTAGTCAAGTTAGATAAAGTAGTGTGTTTCTGCATCCATATTTAAATGCTTTTTTTGTATGTTagatcaatttaaaaaaaagttatttgtaaataaaatttgtatttaatttacaaGTTAAACTATAAAAAGAAGAATCTAAACTTAGGTGTAGAAAATGAGCACATTGGTCTTTAGCAAAATTTGGCTACACCCATGTCAATTGGATAAACCAAACAACTTGAAGAAATGTAAATGTTGATGCTAGTTGGAATTCGATAACGAAAAAGGGATATATTGCCATCGTAATCAGAGGCTCCAATGGAAGATTTATCGCTGCCACAAGACAAAGTGTTACGGCTTCGGGAGTGCATGAGGCTGAGGCAAAGGCGGTTTTAGAGGGGTGCAAGCTTGCTAATCATTTGGAGTTAAGCAATATTATTGTTGAGTCAGATTCGAAAGAAGTGGTTTCTAGCTTATGTACTTCCATTTATAACGGTAGGTGGGAAGCGTTTCCAGTACTATGGAAAGCAATGCAGTTGAAGGCGTCTTTCCAATAGTGTAGATGGTCCTGGGTCCCCCGCTCCGCCAATTTGGTGGCAGATAGATTAGCTTCTGTGAAGAACTCTGAGCAATTATACTTGGGTCGAAAGATCTCCATCTTCGATTGTACATATTCTGAACAAGGATGGCCTACCATGTCCACGctaagttttgttttctttgaggGATTCGGGGTGACATGAGGTTATTTACCGATGTCGGTCGTGACCCTGTATCACTTGGTAGTTAGGTGGCTTTTTTATTGTAGGTTGTGTTAGTCCTCTGTGTGGGCTTTCCTGTTGTACTTTGGTTGTGCCCTGGTGTATTTCCAATttacccaaaaagaaaaaaaaaagacaacttTAAGAACTAGGAATTCGGATTCTCTTTCTGAGAATTCCAAAGATTTgtgaatcgtgttcgttcatcatatattatgcgatcataaattattttaaatatttttatttaaaattaagcacaaacagtacttgacaaaaactgacatacaatgtacgataaacggacacgattcatGAATCCCTAAAATCTTCATCAAAAGAATCCAAAGAGGATCTTGTTGGAAGAAATAGACAATTCACATGCTTAAACTGTTTCACTTTATTAAGATAATTCAGCATGTGTTATCTTAATTAGAAACACTTAAATGTCACAATAATGAAGTGTTGACTTCTATTTTACCTTGGTCTTATCATTCtaactcttctctctctctctctccctctctctcctaaTATATCTACAATAGttaccattttattttgaaaattcttttcatgcattttgtttttgttttggataGACCGTTAGTGGATTAActcagaaaaaaaatgttttggatAGATCGTtagcgtttgttgcgccggactatctcggactggattagcttcaaggactaagctggactggcttagactagactaaattggactaacttagtgaagcgtttggtgcagtattggactaagaagctggataataacaaattctaatattattttatttaatatataaattattaatattttattatgatcttatctttttctccatcttttcctaccatttccgtcccactcttttcctcttctctcatcgtcccaccctctccctctttttttcctctcagacctctcaattcatgtctctttctcattcctggtcaaactccttattgattccagtctctatttctctgtcctccctccctctctagctatgcgttgttcgaacggaacctcacggctctaattttcccgacgagttgcaagtttcccgatgtgttttttggccaaccctcattaaattggatgaagttagcaccgccaaaaaattcatcaccatccctggaccgagatcttagctttgcatgctcgaatttgtcatggatttgaagaagcccaaacaggccgagacttccaggccattttccggctacattcaaccacattttggcctcgattcaagtaaaatcgtaatcttgtcactcccagcttcaatttggtatattttatatgaaagttggttgtgaaatggatctgaaagagagtcgggaagttaatga from Pyrus communis chromosome 17, drPyrComm1.1, whole genome shotgun sequence includes the following:
- the LOC137722487 gene encoding uncharacterized protein, whose protein sequence is MLTSLSMENHHPSTLLSMDSSASSHDELDLEMNRQIILSGPPDINLPLSAERSPPPPSWNSDACDILDVGLGPQVYETESLLTMPKVGRKFAKRVDSIWGAWFFFSFYFKPALNEKSKAKIVRDSNGVSGFEKSDLKLDVFMVQHDMENMYMWVFKERPENALGKMQLRSYMNGHSRQGERLFPFSVDKGFVRSHRMQRKHYRGLSNPQCVHGVELVRSPNLIGLDEEDRKRWMELTGRDVNFTIPMEAGDFSSWRNLPNTDFELERPPAATKSAPNSHSRKLLNGSGLNLSTQPSNNNNPDGMDLSPVSKRRKEFFPHGNDDDCYLAVNPLSDRIPDMETHPNEVQWPNQFSGVMKNVYGPVTAAKTIYEDDAGYLIIISLPFVDLQRVKVSWRNTFTQGIIKVSCISTSRLPYIKRHDRTFMLTDPASEHCSPGEFVREIPLATRIPEDANIEAYYDGPGSVLEIMVPKLRAGPEEHEVRVCLRPHLGGNDLMLT